A region from the Salvia splendens isolate huo1 chromosome 15, SspV2, whole genome shotgun sequence genome encodes:
- the LOC121767216 gene encoding abscisic acid receptor PYR1-like produces MEDAISATEQPASESTAEPNHVLVPPGLTPEEFEDLKPAVAEFHNYKVNAGQCSSILAQRVHAAPQEVWSILRHFDKPQTYKHFIKSCTVRDGFVVRVGELRDVSVISGLPAATSTERLDILDDERRVTGFSIVGGDHRLRNYRSVTSVHELPGAISTVVLESYAVDVPEGNTEEDTRLFADTVVKLNLQKLASVAEARATID; encoded by the coding sequence ATGGAAGACGCGATTTCAGCAACGGAACAGCCAGCATCAGAATCAACCGCGGAGCCGAACCACGTGCTAGTTCCTCCGGGGCTAACGCCGGAGGAGTTCGAGGATCTCAAACCCGCGGTGGCGGAATTCCACAATTACAAGGTCAACGCCGGCCAGTGCTCCTCCATACTCGCGCAGCGCGTCCACGCGGCGCCGCAGGAAGTCTGGTCCATCCTCCGCCACTTCGACAAGCCGCAGACCTACAAGCACTTCATCAAGAGCTGCACCGTGCGGGACGGCTTCGTCGTCCGCGTCGGCGAGCTGCGTGACGTCAGCGTCATATCGGGGCTGCCGGCGGCGACCAGCACCGAGCGCCTCGACATCCTCGACGACGAGCGGCGCGTCACCGGCTTCAGCATCGTCGGCGGCGACCACCGCCTCAGGAATTACCGCTCCGTGACGTCCGTGCACGAGCTCCCCGGCGCGATCTCCACCGTCGTGCTGGAGTCGTACGCGGTGGACGTGCCGGAGGGGAACACGGAGGAGGACACTCGACTCTTCGCCGACACCGTCGTGAAGCTCAATCTGCAGAAGCTCGCCTCCGTCGCCGAAGCTAGGGCTACGATCG